Proteins from a genomic interval of Solea solea chromosome 10, fSolSol10.1, whole genome shotgun sequence:
- the gga3a gene encoding ADP-ribosylation factor-binding protein GGA3a produces MADDGESLESWLNKATNPSNREEDWEYIMGFCDQINKELEGPQISVRLLAHKIQSPQEWEAIQALMVLEACMKNCGQRFHSEVGKFRFLNELIKVVSPKYLGDKVSEKVKSKVIEVLYSWTVSLPDETKICEAYQMLKSQGIVLVNPEIPLDVALVPSSSPRTKNPVFDDEKRSKRLAELLKSKKPEDLQEANRLIKNMVKEDEVRTQKVRKQKSTLESVNNSVKLLNEMLAHFSPEDSTDSDKELIRELYNDCDKLRQTVAQLAAESEDNDSSLGDILQASDDLSHVINSYKKIVKGQNINGETEEAQQTSGKRGSGSTNQSEILIDLVGLGVQSPSTPENHPLASSMAFPTDLLSGSAAAEAQSPSPRAISGALSLLDEELLFLGLNDPVENTAHAEQSKSLSSFQDPSQDLFDTTLPSGPTSTYSLCPDALSSSVAPFSPNKSSSAASALSFSKPVLQTSPVFTQSFATTSVMFPQPLSSVPTTSGQTLLPQSLSMTLPPPSAMHVSTSLTAPHSLSSSVSEILQDLSLLDLSSPKNTAGVLDFGSPLVKSEDLHTPATMSLNPGISSTTSTSLLMGQMQGSSNPPSVKSQEDDCPLLHSDSPMHPLTHASPGRGQDMSLANVFVPLDAIRPSNVCPVTAYDKNGVRVLLHFASDCPPGRPDVLVMVTSMLNTAPQPVRSIVLQAAVPKTMKVRLQPPSGTELAPFNPILPPAAVTQVILLANPLKEKVRMRYKLTFTLGEQPLTEVWEVNEFPPADRWGAL; encoded by the exons ATGGCGGATGATGGAGAGTCGCTGGAGTCCTGGCTCA ACAAAGCCACTAACCCTTCCAACAGAGAGGAAGACTGGGAGTATATCATGGGATTCTGTGACCAAATCAATAAGGAGCTAGAAGG CCCTCAAATATCCGTTAGACTGTTGGCTCACAAGATTCAGTCCCCACAGGAATGGGAGGCGATACAAGCATTAATG GTCCTTGAGGCTTGTATGAAGAACTGTGGGCAAAGGTTTCACAGTGAAGTTGGGAAATTTAGgtttttgaatgaattaattaaggTGGTTTCACCCAAA tatCTAGGAGACAAAGTGTCGGAAAAGGTGAAGTCCAAAGTTATTGAGGTGCTCTACAGTTGGACTGTGTCTCTACCAGATGAAACAAAGATCTGTGAAGCATATCAGATGCTGAAGTCTCAGG gtaTCGTCTTGGTTAACCCAGAAATTCCTCTTGATGTTGCATTAGTACCATCATCCTCTCCAAGAACCAAGAATCCTGTGTTTGATGATGAGAAGAGAAGTAAG AGGTTAGCAGAGCTACTCAAGAGCAAAAAGCCTGAAGATCTGCAAGAGGCCAATCGGCTCATCAAGAACATGGTCAAGgag GATGAAGTGAGAACCCAGaaagtgagaaaacaaaaaagcacacTGGAATCAGTCAACAACAGTGTCAAACTCCTCAATGAGATGCTTGCTCACTTCAGCCCAGAGGACTCCACTGACAGTGACAAAGAGCTTATCAGG GAGCTGTATAATGATTGTGACAAACTTCGACAGACAGTAGCCCAGCTTGCTGCTGAGTCTGAGGACAATGACAGCAGCTTGG GGGACATCCTGCAGGCCAGTGATGACCTCTCCCATGTCATTAATTCCTATAAGAAGATTGTGAAAGGACAGAACATCAATGGAGAGACCGAAGAAGCACAACAAACATCAGGCAAACGAG GCTCCGGCAGCACAAACCAGTCAGAGATTTTGATTGATCTGGTGGGTTTGGGTGTACAGAGCCCCTCTACACCAGAGAATCATCCTCTGGCATCTTCTATGGCATTTCCTACTGATCTGTTGTCtgggtctgctgctgctgaagctcagTCCCCGAGCCCCAGGGCAATCTCTGGAGCCCTCTCTCTACTGGATGAAGAGCTATTATTCTTAG GCCTCAATGATCCTGTGGAGAATACAGCACATGCAGAGCAGAGCAAGTCTCTGTCATCCTTTCAG GATCCCAGTCAGGATCTTTTTGACACTACTCTGCCTTCGGGTCCCACATCTACATATTCACTTTGTCCAGATGCCCTCTCTTCAAGTGTAGCCCCATTTAGCCCTAACAAGTCCTCTTCAGCTGCCTCTGCTTTAAGCTTCTCTAAGCCAGTGTTGCAGACATCTCCAGTTTTTACACAATCTTTTGCAACAACATCAGTCATGTTTCCACAGCCACTCAGTTCAGTGCCGACCACTTCAGGCCAGACTCTTCTTCCCCAGTCACTCAGCATGACATTGCCTCCTCCCTCAGCGATGCACGTCTCCACTTCACTGACAGCCCCTCATTCGCTTTCATCCTCAGTCAGTGAAATTCTACAGGATCTTTCCTTGCTGGATCTGAGCAGTCCAAAAAA TACAGCTGGTGTGTTGGACTTTGGTAGCCCGCTGGTCAAGAGTGAGGATTTGCACACTCCTGCTACCATGTCTTTAAATCCTGGTATCTCCTCCACCACATCCACCTCACTACTTATGGGACAGATGCAAGGAAGCTCCAACCCCCCGTCAGTCAAGAGTCAGGAAGATGACTGTCCTCTGCTACACTCTGATTCTCCCATGCACCCTCTGACCCATGCCAGTCCAGGCAGAGGACAGGACATGTCCCTGGCCAATGTTTTTGTTCCTTTGGATGCCATTAGGCCAA GTAATGTGTGTCCAGTGACAGCATATGACAAAAATGGTGTCCGTGTTCTGCTGCATTTTGCCAGTGATTGTCCACCAGGCAGGCCTGATGTATTGGTGATGGTGACGTCCATGCTAAACACAGCCCCACAGCCTGTCAGAAGCATTGTTCTACAGGCGGCTGTACCCAAG ACTATGAAAGTGAGACTGCAGCCACCCTCAGGGACAGAGCTGGCTCCTTTTAACCCAATCCTTCCCCCAGCTGCCGTCACTCAGGTCATATTGCTTGCCAATCCTCTCAAG GAGAAGGTCCGGATGAGATACAAACTGACGTTCACATTGGGAGAGCAGCCACTCACAGAGGTTTGGGAGGTGAACGAGTTTCCCCCTGCTGACAGATGGGGCGCTCTTTAG
- the mchr1a gene encoding melanin-concentrating hormone receptor 1, with amino-acid sequence MDFYNDTHVSLGHNNSSARAADGAPHSSAILPVIFGIICFLGIIGNSIVLYTIMKKTKCHAKQTVPDIFILNLSIVDLLFLLGMPFLIHQLLGNGSWHFGAAMCTVITALDSNSQIVSTYILTAMTLDRYLATVHPIRFNYVRTPCVAAVVIVMVWGLSFLTIIPVWMYAGLMPLPGGLVACALLLPDPVNNTYWFTLYQFFLAFAMPFVIICLAFFKILQNMSTSVAPLPPRSMRVRTRKVTRMAVVICLAFFICWAPYYILQLIHLGVQKPSLAFSYAYNIAISMGYANSCINPFIYIILSDTFKRQFLRAVHQINRKIHVNTSTTDGGSVSMRMVPDGGQQGPAPRDMIPSNVAPQ; translated from the exons atGGATTTCTATAACGACACTCATGTTTCTCTCGGACACAATAATTCATCAGCACGAG CTGCTGATGGGGCGCCTCACTCCAGTGCTATCCTCCCTGTAATCTTTGGCATCATCTGCTTTCTGGGTATCATCGGCAACTCGATTGTCCTGTACACCatcatgaagaaaacaaagtgccACGCCAAGCAAACTGTTCCGGACATTTTTATCTTAAACCTTTCGATTGTAGATCTCCTGTTTCTCCTTGGGATGCCATTCCTCATCCACCAGTTGCTGGGTAATGGTAGTTGGCACTTTGGAGCCGCGATGTGTACGGTCATCACTGCACTCGACTCCAACAGCCAGATTGTCAGCACTTACATCCTGACTGCAATGACCCTCGACCGTTACTTGGCTACAGTCCATCCCATTCGCTTCAACTACGTCCGCACGCCCTGCGTGGCAGCGGTGGTCATCGTCATGGTGTGGGGTCTGTCCTTCCTTACCATCATCCCAGTGTGGATGTACGCAGGCCTGATGCCTCTTCCAGGCGGCCTGGTGGCCTGTGCGCTCCTCCTGCCTGACCCGGTCAACAACACGTACTGGTTTACTCTTTACCAGTTCTTTTTGGCCTTTGCGATGCCCTTTGTGATAATCTGCCTGGCGTTCTTCAAGATCCTCCAAAACATGTCCACCAGCGTGGCGCCGCTGCCCCCGCGGAGTATGAGGGTTCGAACGAGGAAGGTGACGCGGATGGCGGTGGTCATCTGCTTGGCTTTCTTCATTTGCTGGGCTCCTTACTACATCCTCCAGCTGATCCACCTCGGCGTGCAGAAGCCAAGCCTCGCCTTCTCCTACGCATACAACATAGCCATAAGCATGGGCTACGCTAACAGTTGCATCAACCCATTTATCTATATCATCCTCAGTGACACCTTCAAGAGGCAGTTCCTCCGAGCTGTACATCAAATCAACAGGAAGATTCACGTCAACACGAGCACCACCGATGGCGGCAGTGTGAGCATGCGAATGGTACCTGACGGGGGTCAGCAGGGGCCAGCGCCGCGGGACATGATACCGTCGAATGTGGCCCCACAGTAA